From one Cupriavidus sp. P-10 genomic stretch:
- a CDS encoding alpha-1,4-glucan--maltose-1-phosphate maltosyltransferase, protein MDLTGTPDADEHALQRVAALGFDHVLIGGWPHLSGTDTLAACSRHGLAPLLDISLDRSGTDGEGATDPDWIDAAAPAFAPHETDNHLPGARLRWHDPRVAEALVQWWAARLRLAWASGAAGFCCRAPARVPGRHWAALADTLRNDATPPEARGTPLLLAWTPGLTPAQLDDLASAGFDGAFCSLPWWDFRSAWLTEEIARLRRFGRVLAAPALTPASQDALSARRALWTAAAIGDGILVPAGFETGGALARDPLAPDGAGQDGAPYDITHELLEATTWLASRDPAPALAVRLLSGPEAPLTVLARLPAPNGLCTDPATGNGFAEPDGAAALMVVVNPDPMAPGTLGADRMLSALPHASAHLEATPGGPGGTVNASNRLDALGSITLAPADIRLFEAPPVPLTRPGMPRADARAPHGHETLAATGLGSVVAAMEAPRVAIERVEPACDDGRFAVRRVVGERVDVSADIWMDGHDKLAAVVLWRAPGETDWHEEPLQPVVNDRWQGSFPLVALGRHEFTVEAWRDAYASWLDEISKKRAAGLDVSLETEEGARLIADALLGPGGKSGKNGKKGNGRKNGQKPASDSELSAIVEDLTAAAGDDKRRLQILLSPRTAAAMQAHMATPAGRQFASRHPVALPVEADRLAARYASWYELFPRSQSNDEQRHGTFDDVITRLPAIRAMGFDVLYFTPIHPIGRTHRKGRNNSLRAEPDDPGSPYAIGGDEGGHDALHPELGTFDDFRRLCNAAAANGLEIALDFAIQCSPDHPWLKDHPEWFAHRPDGSLRYAENPPKKYEDIVNVDFYAAPPAGAALWQALRDVVMFWADHGVRIFRVDNPHTKPLPFWEWMIADVRARHPDTIFLAEAFTRPKMMARLAKLGFSQSYTYFTWRNTKWELTEYLTELTQGPLREFFRPHFFVNTPDINPYFLHHGGRPAFLIRAALATLLSGLWGMYNGFELCESAPFVLDGKVREEYLDSEKYQLRARDWHQRGNIVAEISRLNEIRAGHPALQSHLGLRFYHAGSDAVLWFARFVPGTDYLFGDDVLLGAINLDPRSAHETDIELPLWEWGLPDHARVAVHDLMRGQRFELQGKHQRIRLDPAQLPFAVWQVRPLDRPAPRPAAAPVSTDPHGA, encoded by the coding sequence ATGGACCTGACCGGAACGCCGGACGCCGACGAACACGCCCTGCAACGCGTGGCGGCGCTGGGCTTCGACCACGTACTGATCGGCGGCTGGCCGCACCTGTCCGGGACTGACACGCTGGCGGCGTGCAGCCGGCATGGGCTGGCGCCGCTGCTCGACATTTCACTGGACCGCTCCGGCACCGACGGGGAAGGCGCCACCGATCCCGACTGGATCGATGCCGCGGCCCCCGCTTTCGCGCCTCACGAGACCGACAACCATCTGCCCGGCGCGCGCCTGCGCTGGCATGACCCGCGCGTGGCCGAAGCGCTGGTGCAATGGTGGGCCGCGCGGCTGCGGCTGGCATGGGCCTCGGGCGCTGCCGGCTTTTGCTGTCGCGCGCCGGCACGCGTGCCCGGCAGGCATTGGGCAGCGCTGGCCGACACCCTGCGCAACGACGCCACCCCGCCCGAAGCGCGCGGCACGCCGCTCCTGCTGGCGTGGACGCCCGGCCTGACGCCCGCGCAGCTCGACGACCTGGCTTCCGCCGGCTTCGATGGCGCCTTCTGCTCGCTGCCGTGGTGGGACTTCCGCAGCGCCTGGCTGACCGAGGAGATCGCGCGGCTGCGCCGCTTCGGCCGGGTGCTGGCCGCACCCGCGCTGACCCCTGCCAGCCAGGATGCGCTGAGCGCACGGCGCGCGCTGTGGACCGCCGCCGCCATCGGCGACGGCATCCTGGTGCCAGCCGGTTTCGAGACCGGTGGCGCACTTGCACGCGACCCCCTGGCTCCCGACGGCGCCGGCCAGGACGGGGCGCCATACGACATCACGCATGAGCTGCTGGAGGCCACCACCTGGCTCGCCTCGCGCGATCCCGCGCCGGCGCTGGCGGTGCGGCTGCTCAGCGGGCCCGAGGCGCCGCTCACGGTGCTGGCGCGGCTGCCCGCACCGAACGGCCTGTGCACGGATCCGGCCACGGGCAACGGCTTTGCCGAGCCAGATGGCGCCGCGGCGCTGATGGTGGTGGTCAATCCCGATCCCATGGCACCCGGCACGCTTGGCGCAGACCGCATGCTGAGCGCGCTGCCGCACGCCAGCGCCCACCTTGAAGCCACGCCAGGCGGACCCGGCGGCACGGTGAATGCCAGCAACCGGCTCGACGCCCTGGGGTCGATCACGCTTGCCCCCGCCGACATCCGCCTCTTTGAAGCGCCGCCGGTGCCGCTGACCCGGCCCGGCATGCCACGCGCCGATGCGCGCGCGCCGCACGGACACGAGACCCTGGCCGCAACCGGGCTGGGCAGCGTGGTCGCCGCCATGGAAGCGCCGCGCGTCGCCATCGAACGCGTCGAACCCGCCTGCGACGACGGCCGCTTCGCGGTGCGGCGCGTAGTGGGCGAACGCGTGGACGTCAGCGCCGATATCTGGATGGACGGGCACGACAAGCTCGCCGCCGTCGTACTGTGGCGTGCCCCGGGCGAGACCGACTGGCACGAAGAGCCGCTGCAGCCCGTGGTCAACGACCGCTGGCAAGGCAGTTTTCCGCTGGTGGCGCTGGGCCGCCATGAATTCACCGTCGAGGCCTGGCGCGATGCCTATGCCAGCTGGCTCGACGAGATCAGCAAGAAGCGCGCGGCCGGGCTCGACGTCAGCCTGGAAACCGAGGAAGGCGCACGACTGATTGCGGACGCGCTGCTGGGTCCCGGGGGCAAGAGCGGCAAGAACGGAAAGAAAGGCAATGGCAGGAAGAACGGCCAGAAGCCTGCGTCGGACAGCGAATTGTCCGCCATCGTCGAGGACCTGACCGCCGCGGCGGGCGATGACAAACGCCGTCTTCAGATCCTGCTGTCGCCCCGCACCGCGGCCGCCATGCAGGCTCACATGGCCACCCCGGCGGGCAGGCAGTTCGCCTCGCGCCACCCGGTGGCGCTGCCGGTAGAGGCCGACCGTCTCGCGGCGCGCTACGCCAGCTGGTACGAGCTGTTCCCGCGCTCGCAAAGCAACGACGAGCAGCGCCACGGCACCTTCGACGATGTCATCACACGGCTGCCCGCCATCCGCGCAATGGGCTTCGACGTGCTCTACTTCACGCCGATCCACCCCATTGGCCGTACCCACCGCAAGGGCCGCAACAACAGCCTGCGCGCCGAGCCCGACGACCCGGGCAGCCCGTATGCGATCGGCGGCGACGAGGGCGGGCACGATGCCTTGCATCCCGAGCTGGGCACGTTCGACGATTTCCGCCGCCTGTGCAATGCCGCCGCCGCGAACGGGCTGGAGATCGCGCTCGACTTCGCGATCCAGTGCTCGCCCGACCACCCGTGGCTGAAAGACCATCCAGAATGGTTCGCGCACCGCCCCGACGGCTCGCTGCGCTATGCCGAGAATCCGCCCAAGAAGTACGAGGACATCGTCAACGTCGACTTCTACGCCGCGCCGCCCGCCGGCGCCGCGCTGTGGCAGGCGCTGCGCGACGTGGTGATGTTCTGGGCCGACCACGGCGTGCGCATCTTCCGCGTGGACAACCCGCATACCAAGCCGCTGCCGTTCTGGGAGTGGATGATCGCCGACGTGCGCGCCCGCCACCCCGACACCATCTTTCTGGCCGAGGCCTTCACGCGGCCGAAGATGATGGCGCGGCTGGCCAAGCTGGGCTTCAGCCAGTCGTACACCTACTTCACCTGGCGCAACACCAAGTGGGAACTGACCGAGTACCTGACCGAGCTGACGCAGGGCCCGCTGCGCGAATTCTTCCGCCCGCACTTCTTCGTCAATACGCCGGACATCAATCCCTATTTCCTGCACCACGGCGGCCGCCCTGCGTTCCTGATCCGCGCGGCGCTGGCCACCTTGCTGTCGGGGTTGTGGGGCATGTACAACGGCTTCGAGCTGTGCGAGAGCGCACCGTTCGTGCTCGACGGCAAGGTGCGCGAGGAATACCTCGACTCCGAGAAGTACCAGCTGCGCGCCCGCGACTGGCACCAGCGCGGCAACATCGTCGCCGAGATCTCGCGCCTGAACGAGATCCGCGCCGGCCACCCCGCGCTGCAGAGCCACCTGGGGCTGCGCTTCTACCATGCCGGCAGCGATGCGGTGCTGTGGTTCGCGCGCTTCGTTCCCGGCACCGACTACCTGTTCGGCGATGACGTGCTGCTGGGCGCGATCAACCTGGACCCGCGCAGCGCGCACGAGACCGACATCGAACTGCCGCTGTGGGAATGGGGCCTGCCCGACCATGCGCGCGTGGCCGTGCACGACCTGATGCGTGGCCAGCGCTTCGAGCTGCAGGGCAAGCACCAGCGCATCCGCCTCGACCCGGCGCAGTTGCCCTTCGCGGTGTGGCAGGTACGCCCGCTGGACCGGCCGGCGCCGCGCCCCGCCGCCGCCCCGGTGTCGACCGACCCGCACGGCGCCTGA
- the treS gene encoding maltose alpha-D-glucosyltransferase: MKRLTETASAALLNADPLWYKDAVIYQLHIKSFFDANGDGVGDFAGLQAKLDYLVNLGVDTIWLLPFYPSPRRDDGYDIADYRSVHPDYGTLAEARRFVTAAHARGLRVITELVINHTSDQHPWFQRARKAKPGSAARRYYVWSDHDQSYAGTRIIFCDTEKSNWSWDPVAGAYFWHRFYSHQPDLNFDNPQVLNEVLSVMRFWLDMGIDGLRLDAVPYLVEREGTSNENLPETHAVIRSIRAHLDQHFRGRMLLAEANMWPEDAQQYFGLTGPEPEGDECHMCFHFPLMPRMYMAIAREDRFPITDIMRQTPEVPPNCQWAIFLRNHDELTLEMVTSSERDYLWEVYATDRRARINLGIRRRLAPLMERDRRRIELMNSLLFSMPGTPVIYYGDEIGMGDNIHLGDRDGVRTPMQWSPDRNGGFSHADPERLVLPPLQGPLYGYEAVNVEAQARDPHSLLNWMRRMLALRRKHRAFGRGTLRFLFPGNRKILAYLREHEGEHILCVANLSRAPQAVELDLSAFNGRVPVEMMGATPFPAIGTLTYLLTLPPYGFYWFVLSDEAQPPSWHVEAPEQMPDQITLVMQNIGRPELTDASRRALATEVLPHYISRRRWFGSKHERIERVGMAYLLPFTRGSNGEDVYLGEVEVALSGRTERYQLPVGILWDRESADGVSQLAHGLSMARVRQGSRVGLATDGFVVEPFAREVVQALRKGVELQAGPDRIRFRAEPGLAALELERDPIEWMSAEQSNSSLSYNNTAVLKLVRRLSGGIHPEAEMTRYLTAQGYAHSAPLLGEVVRTGADGVPHTLMLLQGYILNQGNGWDWTLDYLSRVIDDALPAKESEDEFAEAMNGYAALAGTLGRRLAELHAVLARPSDDEAFAPVPATEADARDWAAQAMQALERALALVDKRADSVQGSVRQAFDADVQTLRDARDALPALVAQLAAAAPGSLQTRFHGDFHLGQVLIAQSDTYLVDFEGEPGMPLDWRRRKTSPLRDVAGLLRSLDYAAATVGTDRQERTHTELPPQLAERRALLLDRFRTTANEAFLNCYRQHMEASPAPWADPAQLQPLLDLFLLERAAYEVDYEAANRVAWIDLPVSGLARLLRKLLAQPGGQP, from the coding sequence ATGAAACGCCTCACCGAAACCGCCAGCGCCGCATTGCTTAACGCCGACCCGCTCTGGTACAAGGACGCGGTCATCTACCAGCTGCACATCAAGTCTTTTTTCGATGCCAACGGCGACGGCGTGGGCGATTTCGCCGGCCTGCAGGCCAAGCTCGACTACCTGGTCAACCTGGGCGTTGACACGATCTGGCTGCTGCCGTTCTACCCCTCGCCGCGCCGCGACGACGGCTACGACATCGCCGACTACCGCAGCGTCCACCCCGACTACGGCACGCTGGCCGAGGCGCGCCGCTTTGTCACCGCGGCGCATGCGCGCGGGCTGCGCGTGATCACGGAGCTGGTCATCAACCACACCTCCGACCAGCACCCGTGGTTCCAGCGGGCACGCAAGGCCAAGCCCGGCTCGGCCGCGCGCAGGTACTACGTCTGGTCCGACCATGACCAGTCCTACGCCGGCACGCGCATCATCTTCTGCGACACCGAGAAGTCGAACTGGAGCTGGGACCCTGTCGCCGGCGCGTACTTCTGGCACCGCTTCTATTCACACCAGCCCGACCTGAACTTCGACAACCCGCAGGTGCTCAACGAAGTGCTGTCGGTGATGCGCTTCTGGCTCGACATGGGCATCGACGGGCTGCGGCTGGACGCGGTGCCATACCTGGTCGAGCGCGAAGGCACCAGCAACGAGAACCTGCCCGAGACCCACGCCGTCATCCGCAGCATCCGCGCGCATCTGGACCAGCACTTTCGCGGCCGCATGCTGCTGGCGGAGGCCAACATGTGGCCGGAAGACGCGCAGCAGTACTTTGGCCTGACCGGCCCCGAACCGGAAGGCGACGAATGCCACATGTGCTTCCATTTCCCGCTGATGCCGCGCATGTACATGGCCATCGCGCGCGAAGACCGCTTCCCGATCACCGACATCATGCGGCAGACGCCGGAGGTGCCGCCCAACTGCCAGTGGGCCATTTTCCTGCGCAACCATGACGAACTGACGCTGGAAATGGTGACCAGCAGCGAGCGCGACTACCTGTGGGAGGTCTACGCCACCGACCGGCGCGCGCGCATCAACCTGGGCATCCGCCGCCGGCTGGCCCCGCTGATGGAGCGCGACCGCCGCCGCATCGAGCTGATGAACAGCCTGCTGTTCTCGATGCCGGGCACGCCGGTGATCTACTACGGCGACGAGATCGGCATGGGCGACAACATCCACCTGGGCGACCGCGACGGCGTGCGCACGCCGATGCAGTGGTCGCCCGACCGCAACGGCGGCTTTTCGCACGCCGACCCTGAGCGGCTGGTGCTGCCGCCACTGCAGGGGCCGCTGTACGGCTACGAAGCCGTCAACGTGGAGGCGCAGGCGCGCGACCCGCATTCACTGCTCAACTGGATGCGGCGCATGCTGGCGCTGCGGCGCAAGCACCGCGCATTTGGCCGCGGCACGCTGCGCTTCCTGTTTCCCGGCAACCGCAAGATCCTGGCGTACCTGCGCGAGCACGAGGGCGAACACATCCTGTGCGTGGCCAACCTGTCGCGCGCGCCGCAGGCGGTGGAGCTCGACCTGTCCGCCTTCAATGGCCGCGTGCCGGTCGAGATGATGGGCGCCACGCCCTTCCCCGCCATCGGCACGCTGACCTACCTGCTGACGCTGCCTCCCTATGGCTTCTACTGGTTCGTACTGAGCGACGAGGCGCAGCCGCCTTCGTGGCACGTGGAGGCGCCTGAGCAGATGCCAGACCAGATCACCCTTGTGATGCAGAACATCGGCCGCCCCGAACTGACCGATGCGTCGCGCCGTGCCCTGGCCACCGAGGTGCTGCCCCATTACATCAGCCGGCGCCGCTGGTTCGGCAGCAAGCACGAGCGCATCGAGCGCGTCGGCATGGCGTACCTGCTGCCCTTCACGCGCGGCAGCAATGGCGAGGATGTCTACCTTGGCGAAGTCGAGGTGGCGCTGTCAGGACGCACCGAACGCTACCAGCTGCCAGTCGGCATCCTGTGGGACCGCGAGAGCGCCGACGGCGTATCGCAGCTGGCGCATGGGCTGTCGATGGCGCGCGTGCGCCAGGGCAGCCGCGTAGGGCTGGCCACCGACGGCTTCGTGGTCGAACCGTTTGCGCGCGAGGTGGTGCAGGCGCTGCGCAAGGGCGTGGAGCTGCAGGCCGGCCCGGACCGGATCCGTTTCCGCGCCGAACCGGGCCTGGCCGCGCTGGAACTGGAACGCGACCCGATCGAGTGGATGTCGGCCGAGCAGTCGAACAGCTCTCTGTCATACAACAACACCGCGGTGCTCAAGCTGGTGCGGCGGCTCTCCGGCGGCATCCATCCCGAGGCCGAGATGACGCGCTACCTGACCGCGCAAGGCTATGCGCACTCGGCGCCGCTGCTGGGCGAGGTGGTGCGCACCGGCGCCGACGGCGTACCGCATACGCTGATGCTGCTGCAGGGCTACATCCTGAACCAGGGCAACGGCTGGGACTGGACCCTGGATTACCTGAGCCGCGTCATCGACGATGCGCTGCCGGCCAAGGAAAGCGAGGACGAGTTCGCCGAAGCCATGAATGGCTACGCCGCGCTGGCGGGCACGCTGGGGCGTCGCCTGGCCGAGCTGCATGCCGTGCTGGCGCGCCCGTCCGACGACGAGGCCTTTGCGCCGGTGCCCGCCACCGAGGCCGACGCGCGCGACTGGGCCGCGCAGGCCATGCAGGCGCTGGAACGCGCGCTGGCGCTCGTCGACAAGCGTGCCGACAGCGTCCAGGGCTCGGTGCGCCAGGCGTTCGACGCCGACGTACAGACGCTGAGGGACGCGCGCGACGCGCTGCCCGCGCTGGTCGCGCAACTGGCCGCGGCGGCGCCCGGCAGCCTGCAGACGCGCTTCCACGGCGACTTCCACCTGGGCCAGGTGCTGATCGCGCAGAGCGACACCTACCTGGTCGACTTCGAAGGCGAGCCTGGCATGCCGCTGGACTGGCGCCGGCGCAAGACCTCGCCGCTGCGCGACGTGGCCGGCCTGCTGCGCTCGCTCGACTATGCCGCCGCCACCGTCGGCACCGACCGCCAGGAACGCACCCATACCGAGCTGCCGCCGCAACTGGCGGAGCGCCGCGCGCTGCTGCTCGATCGTTTCCGCACCACCGCCAACGAGGCCTTCCTGAACTGCTACCGCCAGCATATGGAAGCGTCGCCAGCGCCCTGGGCCGACCCGGCGCAGCTGCAGCCGCTGCTGGACCTGTTCCTGCTCGAACGCGCCGCCTACGAGGTCGACTACGAAGCCGCCAACCGGGTGGCGTGGATCGACCTGCCGGTCAGCGGGCTGGCACGCCTGCTGCGCAAGCTGCTGGCGCAGCCGGGAGGCCAGCCGTGA
- the glgB gene encoding 1,4-alpha-glucan branching protein GlgB: MLPGHELDALLGARHHDPFAVLGPHRDGDGGLLVRACLPGAVAVQLAAADGTTLAEMERLHPGGIFAARLPGNERRATASDYRIRVTWPDGTEQCSADPYAFDVLLGELDLHLIAEGRHFELGECLGAQWQRVDGIDGVRFAVWAPNARRVSVIGEFNGWHQARHPMRLRHPSGIWELFVPAALGAEPGSRYKYDLLDPHGTELPDKADPLALATEAPPETASVVTAPGKGAPPFEWHDADWMARRDAADPYTLPMSVYEIHVGSWLRAANDNRHGWDILAERLVPYVQELGFTHIELLPITEHPFGGSWGYQPLSLYAPTARLGPPQAFAAFVDRCHQAGIGVILDWVPAHFPTDPHGLARFDGTALYEHMDPREGFHQDWNTLIYNLGRNEVRGFLLAGALHWLEHFHADGLRVDAVASMLYRDYSRQPGQWVPNRYGGRENLEAVAFLRELNSVVHERCPGALTIAEESTAWPGVTASVASGGLGFDFKWNMGWMHDTLRYLGHEPVHRAWHHQDMTFGLVYAWSEAFVLPLSHDEVVHGKGSMLGKAPGDDWQRFAGLRAYYGFMWAHPGKKLLFMGGELAQWQEWNHDAELDWALLDHPMHRGMHTLVRDLNRLYRELPALHALDHSPEGFQWVVGDDNHNSVFAWLRRAAPGSREVVLVVVNMTPVPRQGYRIGVPFAGTWQECLNTDAGCYGGSNVGNGGAVTAVDVPSHGQPASLALTLPPLATLVLRLGHAEGEQGATT, encoded by the coding sequence ATGCTGCCGGGACACGAACTCGATGCGCTGCTGGGCGCGCGCCACCACGACCCGTTCGCCGTGCTGGGCCCCCACCGCGACGGGGATGGCGGCCTGCTGGTGCGCGCCTGCCTGCCCGGCGCGGTCGCGGTGCAGCTGGCTGCTGCCGACGGCACCACGCTGGCCGAGATGGAACGGCTGCACCCCGGCGGCATCTTCGCCGCGCGCCTGCCCGGGAACGAGCGCCGCGCCACGGCGTCGGACTACCGCATCCGCGTGACCTGGCCTGACGGCACCGAGCAGTGCAGCGCCGACCCCTACGCCTTTGACGTGCTGCTGGGCGAACTGGACCTGCACCTGATCGCCGAGGGCCGCCACTTCGAGCTGGGCGAATGCCTGGGGGCGCAATGGCAACGCGTCGACGGCATCGACGGCGTGCGCTTCGCGGTGTGGGCGCCGAATGCGCGGCGCGTGTCGGTGATCGGCGAATTCAACGGCTGGCACCAGGCGCGCCATCCGATGCGGCTGCGCCATCCCAGCGGCATCTGGGAGCTGTTCGTGCCGGCCGCGCTGGGCGCGGAGCCCGGCAGCCGCTACAAATACGACCTGCTCGACCCGCACGGCACCGAGCTGCCCGACAAGGCCGACCCGCTCGCGCTCGCCACCGAAGCGCCGCCAGAGACCGCCTCGGTCGTGACCGCACCGGGCAAGGGCGCGCCGCCGTTCGAATGGCACGACGCCGACTGGATGGCACGCCGCGACGCAGCCGATCCCTACACCCTGCCGATGTCGGTCTACGAAATCCATGTCGGCTCGTGGCTACGCGCCGCCAACGACAACCGGCACGGCTGGGACATCCTGGCCGAGCGGCTGGTGCCATACGTGCAGGAGCTCGGCTTCACGCATATCGAACTGCTGCCCATCACCGAGCACCCCTTCGGCGGCTCGTGGGGCTACCAACCGCTGTCGCTGTACGCGCCGACCGCGCGGCTGGGGCCGCCGCAGGCCTTCGCCGCCTTTGTCGACCGCTGCCACCAGGCTGGCATCGGCGTGATCCTGGACTGGGTGCCGGCGCACTTTCCGACCGACCCGCACGGGCTCGCGCGCTTCGACGGCACCGCGCTCTACGAGCACATGGATCCGCGCGAAGGCTTCCACCAGGACTGGAACACACTGATCTACAACCTCGGCCGCAACGAGGTGCGCGGCTTCCTGCTGGCCGGCGCGCTGCACTGGCTGGAGCACTTCCATGCCGACGGGCTGCGCGTGGACGCGGTCGCTTCCATGCTTTACCGCGACTACAGCCGCCAGCCGGGGCAATGGGTGCCGAACCGCTACGGCGGCCGCGAGAACCTGGAGGCGGTCGCGTTCCTGCGCGAACTCAACAGCGTGGTCCATGAACGCTGCCCCGGCGCGCTGACCATCGCCGAGGAATCCACCGCCTGGCCCGGCGTCACCGCCAGCGTGGCCAGCGGCGGGCTCGGCTTCGACTTCAAGTGGAACATGGGCTGGATGCACGACACGCTGCGCTACCTCGGCCACGAGCCGGTACACCGTGCCTGGCACCACCAGGACATGACCTTCGGGCTGGTCTATGCATGGTCCGAGGCCTTCGTGCTGCCGCTGTCGCATGACGAAGTCGTGCACGGCAAGGGCTCGATGCTTGGCAAGGCGCCTGGCGACGACTGGCAGCGCTTTGCGGGCCTGCGTGCCTACTACGGTTTCATGTGGGCCCATCCGGGCAAGAAGCTGCTGTTCATGGGTGGGGAGCTGGCGCAGTGGCAGGAGTGGAACCATGACGCCGAACTCGACTGGGCGCTGCTGGACCACCCCATGCACCGCGGCATGCACACGCTGGTGCGCGACCTGAACCGGCTCTACCGCGAACTGCCGGCGCTGCACGCGCTCGACCACAGCCCCGAGGGCTTCCAGTGGGTGGTCGGCGACGACAACCACAACAGCGTGTTCGCGTGGCTGCGCCGCGCCGCGCCGGGCAGCCGCGAGGTCGTGCTGGTGGTGGTCAACATGACGCCGGTGCCGCGCCAGGGCTACCGCATCGGCGTACCCTTTGCCGGCACCTGGCAGGAATGCCTGAACACCGACGCCGGGTGCTACGGCGGCAGCAATGTCGGCAACGGCGGCGCCGTGACGGCGGTGGACGTGCCCTCGCACGGCCAGCCGGCCTCGCTGGCGCTGACGCTGCCGCCGCTGGCCACGCTCGTGCTGCGGCTCGGCCATGCAGAGGGTGAACAAGGCGCAACGACATGA